The genomic segment AAATTGGAGAAACTCTAATCAATAATTTCGTTAGATTGATACGTTCTAAAAACAATGTCATACGCTCGTAAGCCTGTAAACGTATTGGTAATGACTCTTTATGAGCTTGTTTGTTTAATAAAAAAGCACGTTTTTTATCATTGTTTTTAATATGCAGTTCAAAAAAACTGTAGGCTACAAATCCGGTAACAATTGCCGGCAATGTATAACTTGCTAATTCGATAATTCTGGTAAAATCCATTTGGGTAAAATTTTTTAGCAAAAATATACTTTTTGGTGAGAAATCCACTTTAAATTTATCCGAATAAACAAATACTAAAACTTACTTTTGCACTTTGCTTTTTAATGAATGTAATATTGTTTTAATGGACTCATATATAATATTTTTTCTTTGTTTAGCAGCTTTTGCCGCTGGATTTATTGATGCAATTGTAGGCGGCGGCGGATTAATCCAAACTCCAATGGGATTAATTTTATTGCCAAATCTTCCGGTTTCTACCGTTATTGGAAGTTTAAAAATTCCAGCCTTCAGCGGTACTGCATTTGCGGCTTTTCAATACTTAAAAAAAGTAGCCATAGAAAGGAAATTGCTTTTATTGATGATGTGTTTGGCATTTCCGTCGGCATTTTTGGGTTCAGCGATATTAACACTTGTGAGTAATGATTTTATGAAACCGCTTCTGCTTGTGGTTTTATCATTACTGTTTATTTATACTTATGCAAAGAAAAACTTCGGACAGCATGCTGCTAAAGATCATTCGCAAACAAAGCAAATAATCTATGCTGTTTTGATGAGTATAATAATTGGTTTTTATGATGGTTTTATAGGACCCGGAACAGGCAGTTTTTTAGTTGTAGGTTTTATTGCGCTTTTAGGTTTCGATTTTTTAAACGCTTCTGCAAATGCTAAAATGGTAAATCTGGCAACGAATTTTGGTTCGATTTGCCTGTTTATGATAAAAGGAAAAATCATTTGGGCAATCGCAATTCCAATGGCAGTAAGTAACGGATTGGGCGGCTGGCTTGGAGCAAAAGTGGCAATCAATAAAGGAAACGGTTTTATTAGAATTTTCTTTTTGGTTGTGGTTGTGGGAACGCTTATTAGATTTGCTTATGATGTTTTTTATAAATAACTTATAAAATAAAGATGTAAAATTTGTGCCGTTAGGCACTAAATATCGGTAGCTAAATAGAATTTAATTTCATTGACGTGCCGTAGGTACGCAATAACAATAATATTGCGTACCTACGGCACGCTTAATCTATTCGTATTAATAATTTCTACCGATATTTAATGCCTAACGGCATATTTTTGATTCTTCTTTTATATAATTATATGCAAGAATATATTTAAATAAGATTCTAAAATGAGGAATTATTTTTAACTTAATTTCTGTTTCAATTATCATTTTGTTAGAGTATATTTGTGAAATAATAATACTAAAAGTATCATTTTATGATAGAAATAGTTGAAAATTACGAGAATTACATTAATAGTTTACCTGAATTAATAGGTAAATCTTACTATAAAGCTGAATTTTTTATGCAAAAATTAGGTTTAAAACATGCTACATATTACAGAAAACTTAGATCAAAAAGCTTTACACATCAAGAAGTTAAACTTATTACTACGATATTATTTCCTGAAGAAATTTTAATGCAGGAATTACAGAAAAGTGAAGATGATATAAAAGCCGGAAGGATAGTTGATCTTTCTGATTTTAAAGAAAAATTAAGAGCTAAGTATAATATCTAAATTCAAAGGATTTCTTTTATTTTTCTATAAGAAGTTTTTTTATATTTTGAACCAATATGATTGTTGTCTTTAATTATATCAAGAATTGAAATAGTCTTTTGTGAAAATAAAACAGCTTTAGTTTTTGAAAATTTATTTACGATTTCAAAATAAGTTTTTTCAGCATTTTCTGTTAGTACTATTTTCATTGCTATCAAAATATTCAGCAAATATATTATTTTTAAAGAATTTTCTCGCAATTTATATTAAAAATCCAATTGCTTGAGCCTAGCCCCGATTGAGGATATCCTCGTAGAGAACCAGAGAGATAAAGCCGAAAGCGGGAACCCATGCCAGAAAAAAGGCCTTTTGTTTGGCTTCAAAAAATGAAAAAAACTTAGAACCTTAGAACCTCAGTCCCGATAGTTATCGGGATAGTAGCTTATTAAATCTATAATTCTTATTTTTGCATAAAAGGAGAAAATTTACATGCAGAAATATATTGACCAGCTCAACGAAGCGCAACGAGCACCCGTTTTACAGAAAGACGGGCCAATGATTATTATTGCTGGTGCAGGTTCGGGAAAAACCCGTGTTTTAACAATTAGAATTGCTTATTTGATGGCTCAGGGAATTGACGCCTTCAATATTTTATCGCTGACTTTTACCAATAAGGCGGCTCGTGAAATGAAACACAGGATCTCTGATATCGTGGGAGCTTCTGAAGCTAAAAATCTTTGGATGGGAACATTTCACTCTATTTTTGCCCGTATTCTTCGTTCGGAAGCGGATCATTTAGGTTATCCATCCAATTTTACAATTTATGATTCTCAGGATTCGGCGAGATTGATTTCTGCTATTATTAAAGAAATGCAGCTGGATCGAGATATTTATAAGCCTAAGCAAATTTTAGGTCGTATATCAAGTTATAAAAATAGTTTAATCACAGTAAAAGCTTATTTCAATAATCCGGAATTAATAGAGGCCGATGCAATGGCAAAAAGGCCTCGTTTGGGAGAAATCTATCAGCAGTATGTAGAGCGCTGCTTTAAAGCCGGAGCAATGGATTTTGATGATTTGTTGTTGAAAACCAATGAATTATTAACTCGTTTTCCAGAAGTTTTAGCAAAATATCAGGATCGTTTTCGTTATATTTTGGTTGATGAGTACCAGGATACGAATCACTCTCAGTATTTGATCGTTAGGGCTTTATCAGACAGGTTTCAGAATATTTGTGTGGTTGGTGATGATGCACAGAGTATTTATGCGTTTCGTGGAGCAAATATCAATAATATCCTGAAT from the Flavobacterium sp. genome contains:
- a CDS encoding TSUP family transporter — protein: MDSYIIFFLCLAAFAAGFIDAIVGGGGLIQTPMGLILLPNLPVSTVIGSLKIPAFSGTAFAAFQYLKKVAIERKLLLLMMCLAFPSAFLGSAILTLVSNDFMKPLLLVVLSLLFIYTYAKKNFGQHAAKDHSQTKQIIYAVLMSIIIGFYDGFIGPGTGSFLVVGFIALLGFDFLNASANAKMVNLATNFGSICLFMIKGKIIWAIAIPMAVSNGLGGWLGAKVAINKGNGFIRIFFLVVVVGTLIRFAYDVFYK